Proteins from one Bos taurus isolate L1 Dominette 01449 registration number 42190680 breed Hereford chromosome 7, ARS-UCD2.0, whole genome shotgun sequence genomic window:
- the CNN2 gene encoding calponin-2 isoform X1 — MKLYKKRSGALILATYGWTLRTPCSVREGDTEGHTGCDSTDGKWPEQADPQTQRLQSKYDPQKEAELRSWIEGLTGLSVGPDFQKGLKDGIILCTLMNKLQPGSVPKINRSMQNWHQLENLSNFIKAMVSYGMNPVDLFEANDLFESGNLTQVQVSLLALAGKAKTKGLQSGVDIGVKYSEKQERNFDDATMKAGQCVIGLQMGTNKCASQSGMTAYGTRRHLYDPKNHILPPMDHSTISLQMGTNKCASQVGMTAPGTRRHIYDTKLGTDKCDNSSMSLQMGYTQGANQSGQVFGLGRQIYDPKYCPQGPAADGAPAAAGDGPGPGEPSECPPYYQEEAGY; from the exons atgaaattatataaaaagaggAGTGGAGCCCTGATACTTGCTACATATGGATGGACCCTGAGAACACCATGCTCAGTGAGAGAAggagacacagaaggacacacagGGTGTGATTCCACTGATGGGAAATGGCCAGAACAGGCAgatccacagacacagaga CTGCAGTCCAAATATGACCCTCAGAAGGAGGCGGAGCTCCGAAGCTGGATTGAGGGACTCACTGGTCTCTCCGTTGGCCCAGACTTCCAGAAGGGTCTGAAGGATGGGATCATATTGTgcac ACTCATGAATAAGCTGCAGCCAGGCTCAGTCCCTAAGATCAACCGCTCCATGCAGAACTGGCACCAG CTAGAAAACCTCTCCAACTTCATCAAGGCCATGGTGAGCTACGGCATGAATCCTGTTGACCTGTTTGAGGCCAACGACCTGTTTGAAAGTGGGAACTTGACTCAGGTGCAGGTGTCTCTTCTTGCCCTGGCTGGGaag GCCAAGACAAAGGGGTTGCAGAGTGGTGTGGACATTGGCGTCAAATACTCAGAGAAGCAGGAGCGAAACTTTGATGATGCCACCATGAAGGCGGGCCAGTGCGTCATTGGGCTCCAG ATGGGCACCAACAAATGTGCCAGCCAGTCCGGTATGACAGCTTATGGCACCAGACGGCATCTGTATGACCCCAAAAACCATATCCTGCCCCCCATGGACCACTCGACCATCAGCCTCCAGATGGGCACAAATAAGTGTGCCAGCCAG gtGGGCATGACGGCTCCAGGGACCCGGCGGCACATTTATGACACAAAGCTGGGGACAGACAAATGTGATAATTCCTCCATGTCCCTGCAGATGGGCTACACACAGGGTGCCAACCAGAGTGGTCAGGTCTTTGGCCTGGGCCGGCAGATATACGACCCCAAGTACTGCCCTCAAGGCCCAGCGGCCGACGGGGCTCCAGCAGCTGCTGGAGATGGCCCAGGCCCAGGGGAACCCTCAGAGTGTCCTCCCTACTACCAGGAGGAGGCAGGCTACTAA
- the CNN2 gene encoding calponin-2 has protein sequence MSSTQFNKGPSYGLSAEVKNRLQSKYDPQKEAELRSWIEGLTGLSVGPDFQKGLKDGIILCTLMNKLQPGSVPKINRSMQNWHQLENLSNFIKAMVSYGMNPVDLFEANDLFESGNLTQVQVSLLALAGKAKTKGLQSGVDIGVKYSEKQERNFDDATMKAGQCVIGLQMGTNKCASQSGMTAYGTRRHLYDPKNHILPPMDHSTISLQMGTNKCASQVGMTAPGTRRHIYDTKLGTDKCDNSSMSLQMGYTQGANQSGQVFGLGRQIYDPKYCPQGPAADGAPAAAGDGPGPGEPSECPPYYQEEAGY, from the exons ATGAGCTCCACGCAGTTCAACAAGGGGCCCTCGTACGGGCTCTCGGCCGAGGTCAAGAACCGG CTGCAGTCCAAATATGACCCTCAGAAGGAGGCGGAGCTCCGAAGCTGGATTGAGGGACTCACTGGTCTCTCCGTTGGCCCAGACTTCCAGAAGGGTCTGAAGGATGGGATCATATTGTgcac ACTCATGAATAAGCTGCAGCCAGGCTCAGTCCCTAAGATCAACCGCTCCATGCAGAACTGGCACCAG CTAGAAAACCTCTCCAACTTCATCAAGGCCATGGTGAGCTACGGCATGAATCCTGTTGACCTGTTTGAGGCCAACGACCTGTTTGAAAGTGGGAACTTGACTCAGGTGCAGGTGTCTCTTCTTGCCCTGGCTGGGaag GCCAAGACAAAGGGGTTGCAGAGTGGTGTGGACATTGGCGTCAAATACTCAGAGAAGCAGGAGCGAAACTTTGATGATGCCACCATGAAGGCGGGCCAGTGCGTCATTGGGCTCCAG ATGGGCACCAACAAATGTGCCAGCCAGTCCGGTATGACAGCTTATGGCACCAGACGGCATCTGTATGACCCCAAAAACCATATCCTGCCCCCCATGGACCACTCGACCATCAGCCTCCAGATGGGCACAAATAAGTGTGCCAGCCAG gtGGGCATGACGGCTCCAGGGACCCGGCGGCACATTTATGACACAAAGCTGGGGACAGACAAATGTGATAATTCCTCCATGTCCCTGCAGATGGGCTACACACAGGGTGCCAACCAGAGTGGTCAGGTCTTTGGCCTGGGCCGGCAGATATACGACCCCAAGTACTGCCCTCAAGGCCCAGCGGCCGACGGGGCTCCAGCAGCTGCTGGAGATGGCCCAGGCCCAGGGGAACCCTCAGAGTGTCCTCCCTACTACCAGGAGGAGGCAGGCTACTAA